The proteins below come from a single Procambarus clarkii isolate CNS0578487 chromosome 54, FALCON_Pclarkii_2.0, whole genome shotgun sequence genomic window:
- the LOC138352710 gene encoding uncharacterized protein, whose amino-acid sequence MASSQCKMASSQCKMASSQWKMASSQCKMASSQWKMASSQCKMASSQWKMASSQCKMASGQCKMASSQCKMASSQCRMASSQCKMASSQCKMASSQCKMASSQWKMASSQWKMASSYYRSDDIPSSVLQFKILQYKVTKPLYLSSVMAFLV is encoded by the coding sequence ATGGCCTCTAGTCAGTGTAAAATGGCCTCTAGTCAGTGTAAAATGGCCTCTAGTCAGTGGAAAATGGCCTCTAGTCAGTGTAAAATGGCCTCTAGTCAGTGGAAAATGGCCTCTAGTCAGTGTAAAATGGCCTCTAGTCAGTGGAAAATGGCCTCTAGTCAGTGTAAAATGGCCTCTGGTCAGTGTAAAATGGCCTCTAGTCAGTGTAAAATGGCCTCTAGTCAGTGTAGAATGGCCTCTAGTCAGTGTAAAATGGCCTCTAGTCAGTGTAAAATGGCCTCTAGTCAGTGTAAAATGGCCTCTAGTCAGTGGAAAATGGCCTCTAGTCAGTGGAAAATGGCCTCAAGTTACTATAGAAGCGATGACATTCCATCGTCAGTGTTACAGTTTAAAATATTGCAGTATAAAGTAACGAAACCGCTATATCTTTCCTCAGTCATGGCGTTTTTGGTTTAA